One Mixta gaviniae genomic window carries:
- a CDS encoding dicarboxylate/amino acid:cation symporter: MKTSLFKSLYFQVLTAIAIGILLGHFYPELGAQMKPLGDAFVKLIKMIIAPVIFCTVVTGIAGMESMKAVGRTGAVALLYFEVVSTIALIIGLIVVNVIQPGAGMNVDPATLDAKAVAVYAQQAEQQGVVAFLLDVIPGSVIGAFASGNILQVLLFAILFGFALHRLGDKGTLIFNVIESFSKVIFGIINMIMRLAPIGAFGAMAFTIGKYGVGSLVQLGQLIICFYITCILFVVLVLGTIARITGFNIFKFIAYIKEELLIVLGTSSSESALPRMLDKMEKLGCKKSVVGLVIPTGYSFNLDGTSIYLTMAAVFIAQATNSHMDIMHQITLLVVLLLSSKGAAGVTGSGFIVLAATLSAVGHLPVAGLALILGIDRFMSEARALTNLVGNGVATVVVAKWVDQLDEKQLRETLSSSKKTKKLPV; encoded by the coding sequence ATGAAAACATCGTTGTTCAAAAGCCTTTATTTTCAGGTCCTCACCGCTATCGCCATCGGTATCCTGCTCGGCCACTTTTATCCCGAGCTGGGCGCGCAGATGAAACCGCTGGGCGATGCCTTTGTAAAACTGATCAAAATGATTATCGCGCCGGTGATTTTCTGTACCGTCGTGACCGGCATCGCCGGCATGGAGAGCATGAAAGCGGTCGGGCGCACCGGCGCGGTGGCGCTGCTCTACTTTGAAGTGGTCAGCACCATTGCGTTGATCATCGGCCTGATTGTGGTCAACGTGATCCAGCCGGGCGCCGGCATGAACGTCGACCCGGCGACGCTGGATGCAAAAGCGGTGGCGGTCTATGCGCAGCAGGCGGAGCAGCAAGGCGTGGTCGCCTTCTTGCTGGATGTCATCCCTGGCAGCGTCATCGGCGCTTTCGCCAGCGGCAATATTCTGCAGGTGCTGCTATTCGCCATCCTGTTCGGCTTCGCCCTGCATCGCCTGGGGGATAAAGGCACGCTGATTTTCAACGTGATTGAAAGCTTCTCGAAGGTGATTTTCGGCATCATCAATATGATCATGCGCCTCGCCCCGATCGGTGCTTTCGGCGCGATGGCCTTCACCATCGGCAAATATGGCGTGGGTTCGCTGGTGCAGCTCGGCCAGCTGATTATCTGCTTCTATATTACCTGCATCCTGTTTGTGGTGCTGGTGCTGGGCACCATCGCCCGCATCACCGGCTTCAATATCTTTAAATTTATCGCTTATATCAAAGAAGAGTTGCTGATTGTGCTGGGCACCTCCTCATCCGAATCCGCGCTGCCGCGCATGCTGGATAAGATGGAGAAGCTGGGCTGCAAAAAATCGGTGGTAGGGCTGGTGATCCCGACCGGCTACTCGTTCAACCTCGACGGCACCTCAATCTATCTCACCATGGCAGCGGTGTTTATCGCCCAGGCCACCAATAGCCATATGGATATCATGCACCAGATCACCCTGCTGGTGGTGCTGCTGCTCTCCTCTAAAGGGGCGGCGGGCGTGACCGGCAGCGGCTTTATCGTGCTGGCGGCGACGCTGTCGGCCGTGGGGCATCTGCCGGTGGCGGGCCTGGCACTGATCCTCGGCATCGATCGTTTTATGTCGGAAGCGCGCGCGCTGACCAACCTTGTCGGCAATGGCGTGGCGACAGTGGTGGTGGCGAAATGGGTCGATCAGCTGGATGAGAAACAGCTGCGCGAAACGCTCTCCTCTTCGAAAAAAACGAAAAAGCTGCCGGTATGA
- a CDS encoding M16 family metallopeptidase, giving the protein MQGTRIRLLVGGLLLAAVSGTLQAETLQPDPAWQQGKLDNGFKWQVLSTPQRPSDRVEIRLLVNTGSLMENAQQTGFTHLLPRLAMVHNTALDPAAQRSLWQQGMDPDHPLPPAVTSYEFTLYNLSLPNNRPELLKDALGWLAATAGKMSINDQVVSTALNADDPIANWPPNPRDVWWRYRLKGSTLLGHDPAEQPKAPVDINQLGSFYKQWYTPDAMTLFVVGNIDSRSLSEQINKAFSPLEGRRETPAPVPTLSPLPAEPVALVNPALKQDRLSLIWDMPWQPIRDSQNLSRYWQSDLAREALFWHVQRVLSDSKAQGVQVGFDCRVLYQRAQCAISMDSSAETLEKNMNLIARELANVRDNGLPQTEFDALMAQKTAELNKLFATYARTDTDVLMSQRLRSQQNAVVDIAPEQYQKFRQDFLNGLTLAALNQELRQQLSQELTMALMQPQGEPEANVKALHQSWQKIMAPPPAPAAATPEEGKAEVSDIPVPQS; this is encoded by the coding sequence ATGCAGGGCACCAGAATTCGTCTTTTAGTTGGTGGGTTGTTGCTGGCGGCCGTCAGTGGCACATTGCAGGCTGAAACACTACAACCCGATCCTGCCTGGCAGCAGGGAAAATTAGATAACGGCTTTAAATGGCAGGTGCTTAGTACGCCGCAGCGCCCCAGCGATCGCGTTGAAATTCGCCTGTTGGTGAATACCGGATCGCTGATGGAGAACGCTCAGCAAACCGGCTTTACGCATCTGCTTCCCCGTCTGGCGATGGTGCATAACACCGCGCTCGATCCGGCGGCACAGCGCTCGCTTTGGCAGCAGGGCATGGACCCTGATCATCCGCTGCCGCCCGCCGTCACCTCCTATGAATTCACGCTGTACAACCTGAGCCTGCCGAACAACCGCCCGGAGCTGTTGAAAGATGCGCTCGGCTGGCTTGCCGCCACCGCCGGCAAAATGTCGATTAACGATCAGGTGGTCAGCACTGCGTTGAACGCCGACGATCCCATCGCCAACTGGCCGCCGAACCCGCGTGACGTCTGGTGGCGCTATCGGCTGAAAGGCTCCACGCTGTTAGGTCATGACCCGGCCGAACAGCCTAAAGCGCCGGTCGATATCAATCAGCTCGGCAGCTTCTATAAGCAGTGGTATACGCCGGATGCCATGACGCTGTTCGTGGTGGGCAATATCGATAGCCGCTCTTTGAGCGAGCAGATCAATAAGGCGTTTTCGCCGCTGGAAGGCCGTCGCGAGACGCCTGCGCCGGTGCCGACGCTCTCTCCGCTGCCGGCCGAGCCGGTCGCACTGGTTAATCCTGCGCTGAAGCAGGATCGCCTGTCGCTGATCTGGGATATGCCGTGGCAGCCGATTCGCGATTCGCAAAACCTGAGCCGTTACTGGCAGAGCGACCTCGCGCGCGAGGCACTGTTCTGGCACGTGCAGCGCGTACTGAGTGACAGCAAAGCGCAGGGCGTGCAGGTTGGATTTGACTGCCGGGTGCTTTACCAGCGCGCCCAGTGCGCCATCAGCATGGATTCCAGCGCCGAAACGCTGGAAAAAAACATGAATCTGATTGCGCGCGAGCTGGCTAACGTACGCGATAACGGCCTGCCGCAGACCGAGTTCGATGCGCTGATGGCGCAGAAAACCGCCGAGCTGAACAAGCTGTTCGCCACCTATGCGCGCACCGATACCGACGTGCTGATGAGCCAGCGTTTACGCTCGCAGCAGAACGCGGTAGTGGATATCGCGCCGGAGCAGTATCAGAAATTCCGTCAGGATTTCCTTAACGGCCTGACGCTGGCGGCGCTGAACCAGGAGCTGCGTCAGCAGCTGTCGCAGGAGCTGACCATGGCGCTGATGCAGCCGCAGGGCGAGCCGGAAGCTAACGTGAAAGCGCTGCACCAGAGCTGGCAAAAAATCATGGCGCCGCCGCCTGCGCCGGCAGCCGCTACGCCGGAAGAGGGGAAAGCGGAAGTCTCCGATATCCCGGTACCGCAGTCGTAA
- the hmsP gene encoding biofilm formation regulator HmsP: MRVSRSLTIKQMATVSAVAVVTICIFIVIQLFHFVQQRRTDYAQQMENIAHTVRQPLSEAVLRADIPQAERILNSLKPAGILSRADVVLPNAFQALRTDFENEKPVPRFIARVFELPVQITVPLYSVESAASPKPLAYLVLQADSWRVYQFILSTISTMLTTYLLLALILSVSISWCINRLVIRPLRTIAGTLQDLPPQDILTHKLPVPPLHQDDEIGMLIRSYNRNQQVLESVHDEMSRLTTHYALTDLPNRTLFLALLEQHLKAAVYSGPFSVIVVRIETLLEANGVLTEEQRDTLTLTLLEKIRSVIEERTVVGQLGVSDFVLLVKKANNPFRAYRLARNLMNRLNQPVSLQQVQLRPTLSIGIAQRDAAQMSAPELLGRAVSAMMSARHQGKNQILFFDPLLTERAQRRLTQEHDILQGLEQEQFALFLQPQINMANGELVGAEALLRMRQPDGSYSLPEELIASAEEIGVIGALGRWALEEACRVLAGWQKRGIWLPLNVNISALQLREPGTVWHLQELLERHRIRPGSLVLELTETAQIGDPAQAKSLLGALQEAGVAVALDDFGTGYANLSYLHQFRSLPISKLKMDRSFVSALPDDDTMVKIVAAIADITDLEVVAEGVETEAQRDWLLARGIAIGQGYLYDGPLSLSDFEKWLLTLSRPQ; this comes from the coding sequence TTGCGCGTTAGTCGGTCACTTACGATCAAGCAGATGGCAACGGTTTCTGCCGTTGCGGTAGTGACCATCTGTATTTTTATCGTTATTCAACTTTTCCACTTTGTGCAGCAGCGCAGGACGGATTATGCGCAGCAGATGGAAAACATCGCGCATACGGTGCGTCAGCCGCTCTCAGAGGCGGTGCTGCGCGCCGATATTCCACAGGCGGAACGCATTCTGAATTCGCTGAAGCCCGCCGGCATTCTGTCGCGCGCCGACGTGGTGCTGCCTAATGCGTTTCAGGCGCTGCGTACCGATTTCGAAAATGAGAAGCCGGTGCCGCGGTTTATCGCGCGCGTGTTTGAGCTGCCGGTACAGATCACCGTGCCGCTCTATTCAGTCGAAAGCGCCGCCTCGCCCAAGCCGTTGGCCTATCTGGTGCTGCAGGCGGACTCTTGGCGCGTCTACCAGTTTATCCTCAGCACCATCTCTACCATGCTGACCACTTATCTGCTGCTGGCGCTGATCCTGTCGGTGTCGATCAGCTGGTGCATCAACCGGCTGGTGATCCGCCCGCTGCGCACCATCGCCGGCACGCTGCAGGATCTGCCGCCGCAGGATATCCTCACTCACAAGCTGCCGGTGCCGCCGCTGCATCAGGACGATGAGATAGGCATGCTGATCCGCAGCTATAACCGTAACCAGCAGGTGCTGGAGTCGGTGCATGACGAGATGAGCCGCCTGACCACGCACTACGCCTTGACCGATCTGCCTAACCGCACGCTGTTCCTGGCGCTGCTGGAGCAGCATCTGAAAGCGGCGGTCTACAGCGGGCCGTTTAGCGTGATTGTGGTGCGCATCGAAACCCTGCTGGAAGCGAACGGGGTGCTGACGGAAGAGCAGCGCGATACCCTGACTCTGACGCTGCTGGAAAAAATCCGCAGCGTGATTGAAGAGCGCACCGTAGTAGGCCAGCTGGGCGTCAGCGATTTTGTGCTGCTGGTAAAAAAAGCCAATAATCCCTTCCGCGCTTACCGGCTGGCGCGCAACCTGATGAACCGCCTGAATCAGCCGGTCAGCCTGCAGCAGGTGCAGCTGCGTCCGACGCTCAGCATCGGCATCGCCCAGCGCGACGCGGCGCAGATGAGCGCGCCGGAGCTGCTGGGGCGCGCGGTGTCGGCGATGATGTCGGCGCGCCATCAGGGCAAAAACCAGATCCTGTTCTTCGACCCGCTGTTGACCGAACGCGCTCAGCGCCGGCTGACGCAGGAGCATGATATTCTGCAGGGGCTGGAGCAGGAGCAGTTCGCGTTGTTTCTGCAGCCGCAAATCAATATGGCCAACGGCGAACTGGTCGGCGCCGAAGCGCTGCTGCGTATGCGTCAGCCCGACGGCAGCTACAGCCTGCCGGAAGAGCTGATCGCCAGCGCGGAAGAGATCGGCGTTATCGGCGCGCTGGGACGCTGGGCGCTGGAAGAGGCGTGCCGCGTGCTGGCGGGCTGGCAAAAGCGCGGCATCTGGCTGCCTTTAAACGTGAATATCTCCGCGCTGCAGCTGCGCGAACCGGGCACCGTCTGGCATCTGCAGGAGCTGCTGGAACGTCACCGTATCCGCCCCGGCAGCCTGGTGCTGGAGCTGACGGAGACCGCGCAGATCGGCGATCCGGCGCAGGCGAAAAGCCTGCTCGGCGCGCTGCAGGAGGCGGGCGTGGCGGTGGCGCTGGATGATTTCGGCACCGGCTACGCCAACCTCAGCTATCTGCATCAGTTCCGATCGCTGCCGATCAGTAAGCTGAAAATGGATCGCAGCTTTGTTTCCGCGCTGCCCGACGACGATACGATGGTGAAGATTGTCGCGGCGATTGCGGACATCACCGATCTTGAGGTGGTGGCGGAAGGGGTGGAAACGGAGGCGCAGCGCGACTGGCTGCTGGCGCGCGGTATCGCCATCGGCCAGGGCTATCTCTATGACGGCCCGCTGTCGCTTAGCGATTTTGAAAAATGGTTGCTGACGCTGTCGCGTCCGCAGTAA